A window of the Podospora bellae-mahoneyi strain CBS 112042 chromosome 6, whole genome shotgun sequence genome harbors these coding sequences:
- a CDS encoding hypothetical protein (COG:K; EggNog:ENOG503P83B) has product MEPSATKTSIMIKEASSGADETSVLAVPTPGYGYMGQASYGANVVPWSLPDAPYTASSFFEEPSCDFFSLSRTPFTPFVGGNWHLSNNLSPEVSLPTPLSSVGSRAGVWRGEPGGEYCEHELFSPVSELATIDMADSVTHTKRFGSEESSMSAKHQPNNKIKATSRSKGRGKHNIQLRTASRKARKGSLAPATPLSPAESVHNPGSASDDDDLTLEERRARRNHNLVEKQYRNRLNAQFERLLAVLPLEQYKGGHLGQGEGCDGFATDEKRMSKAEVLDLATRRIKALEMEKERLNRERKELLRNMDIMAGAVARAANQGL; this is encoded by the exons ATGGAACCCAGCGCGACGAAGACCAGCATCATGATCAAGGAAGCGAGTTCCGGTGCTGACGAG ACCTCGGTGTTGGCAGTACCCACCCCAGGCTATGGCTATATGGGTCAAGCCAGCTACGGGGCTAACGTCGTCCCATGGAGCTTGCCCGACGCACCGTACACAGCTTCTTCGTTCTTTGAGGAACCATCCTGcgactttttttccttgtcgAGGACTCCATTTACTCCATTTGTGGGTGGAAATTGGCACTTGTCTAACAATCTCAGCCCCGAAGTCTCTCTACCAACACCACTCAGCTCAGTAGGTTCCAGAGCGGGCGTATGGAGGGGCGAACCCGGGGGCGAGTATTGCGAGCATGAGCTCTTCTCCCCAGTGAGCGAACTAGCCACCATCGATATGGCAGATTCTGTGACACACACCAAGAGGTTTGGGTCTGAGGAGTCGTCCATGTCGGCCAAGCATCagcccaacaacaagatcaaggccacCAGTAGATCAAAGGGTCGTGGCAAGCACAATATTCAGCTGCGTACCGCCTCCCGCAAGGCTCGAAAAGGAAGTTTGGCGCCAGCAACACCTCTATCTCCAGCTGAAAGCGTTCACAATCCCGGTTCAgccagtgatgatgatgacctcaCCCTTGAAGAACGCCGTGCCAGACGCAACCATAACCTTGTCGAGAAACAGTACCGCAACAGGCTGAACGCCCAGTTCGAACGCCTCTTGGCCGTCCTTCCTCTCGAGCAATACAAGGGGGGTCACCTGGGTCAGGGAGAAGGCTGTGATGGATTCGCAACCGATGAGAAGAGAATGAGCAAGGCCGAGGTGTTGGATTTGGCAACCAGACGTATCAAGGCACttgagatggagaaggagcgcttgaacagagaaagaaaagagctGCTAAGGAACATGGACATCATGGCTGGAGCCGTTGCTcgggcagccaatcaaggaCTTTGA
- a CDS encoding hypothetical protein (EggNog:ENOG503PW16; COG:K), whose product MDNTYYGGHYDDETQQNIPSYPLAFDIQEQDHASASVLCPSSTSPLGGSISISPTDRFSNTGAYGDYDSRGIASLMPESSYYAPTEPVSAYNNASLSMSSGPHSFPNGQIHDELDGGVMNQGPPPPTGWGPQFQSFTPFAEDPRVAMGVGERSSGVPYQYPPSTSKCHKSHAANPPFQGLTIDTMTMNPHGDRRPHKSAVAAAKRSKGKKPSAPTTSLSSPTSQSTISSGSAAPNSLPEEDCDSEQEQAGSTGRQGHHNARTRHNMVEQKYRHRLNTHFDKLLEVLPSGVGVGGMMMGDGYQNTYQTTYLGGDGGAPSLERERKVSKAEVLDRARLYIQRLESEHVRLQREREELRGLWEGYYERAAGVGKGLDGGV is encoded by the exons ATGGACAACACTTACTACGGTGGTCACTACGATGACGAAACCCAACAG AACATTCCATCATACCCCTTAGCTTTCGACATTCAGGAGCAGGACCATGCCAGCGCATCCGTCTTGTGTCCcagctcaacctcccctttgGGGGGTTCGATCTCGATCTCGCCGACTGATCGCTTCAGCAACACCGGAGCATACGGAGACTATGACTCCCGCGGTATCGCTTCCCTCATGCCAGAAAGCTCCTACTATGCCCCAACCGAGCCGGTGTCTGCCTATAACAACGCTTCACTGAGCATGTCCTCCGGTCCGCACAGCTTTCCCAACGGGCAGATACACGACGAGCTTGACGGAGGGGTGATGAATCAgggtcctcctccaccgacTGGCTGGGGCCCCCAATTTCAATCCTTCACGCCATTTGCAGAGGACCCTCGTGTGGCGATGGGTGTTGGTGAGAGAAGCAGTGGTGTTCCTTACCAATATCCACCGTCAACAAGCAAATGTCATAAAAGCCacgccgccaaccccccttttcaaggCTTGACGATTGATACAATGACCATGAACCCACACGGTGATCGCCGACCTCACAAGTcagcggtggcggcggccaAGAGGAGCAAAGGAAAGAAACCATCAGCTCCCACAACGAgtctctcctctcccacaaGCCAGTCAACCATATCCAGCGGCAGCGCGGCACCGAACTCACTCCCTGAAGAGGATTGTGACtcggagcaggagcaggctGGTTCGACGGGCAGGCAAGGTCATCATAACGCCCGCACTAGGCATAATATGGTTGAGCAAAAGTACCGACATAGGCTCAACACGCATTTTGATAAGCTGCTGGAGGTGTTGCCGtcgggggttggtgtgggcgggatgatgatgggggatgggTATCAGAATACGTACCAGACGACATatttggggggggatgggggggcgccaagtttggagagggagaggaaggtgagtAAGGCTGAGGTGCTGGATCGGGCGAGGTTGTATATACAGAGGCTGGAGAGTGAGCATGTGAGGTTgcagcgggagagggaggagttgagggggttgtgggaggGGTATTATGAAcgggcggcgggggtggggaaggggttagatgggggggtttga
- a CDS encoding hypothetical protein (EggNog:ENOG503PHV9) gives MIKYSTHCSTPSPSFPSSHQTITTNPPRAIMSSKLIPNTTQDADTDNSYVSRPGHKHEPVQVIADEQARDEVKNNNQTNNTSSDQLDKQAIDQSNIIFSTKPVTRGAAPPKGAYKEPTDTEGLPRNDGRSSV, from the exons ATGATCAAATACAGCACCCACTGCtcaactccatctccctcattcccttcttctcatcaaacAATCACGACAAACCCCCCAAGAGCAATCATGTCCTCCAAGCTAATACCAAACACGACCCAAGACGCCGACACAGACAACTCGTACGTCTCCCGGCCAGGTCACAAGCACGAGCCAGTGCAGGTCATCGCCGACGAGCAAGCCAGGGACGAGGtgaaaaacaacaaccagaccaacaacacaagcAGTGATCAACTCG ACAAACAAGCCATCGACCAatccaacatcatcttcagcaCCAAACCCGTCACCCGCGGCGCAGCCCCCCCAAAGGGGGCCTACAAAGAGCCCACCGACACCGAGGGCCTGCCGAGGAATGATGGGCGGAGCTCTGTCTAG